In Panulirus ornatus isolate Po-2019 chromosome 9, ASM3632096v1, whole genome shotgun sequence, one genomic interval encodes:
- the LOC139750057 gene encoding baculoviral IAP repeat-containing protein 7-B-like: MASWFKNFDSLKYESERRDTLIDWTESSPVKPDELAKNDFYYLRKYDHCECIFYMGIVGRWEEGDDVRIEHRYHFGECPFVAGIPVGNVPMEVCDALEPLQRHRWQRSVSSGETESQEQPLNNGFVLQADRERSFAGWPENLTQTPKIMAEARFFYYKLGNHVMCFHCGHDFRN, translated from the coding sequence ATGGCTTCCTGGTTCAAAAATTTCGACAGTCTGAAATATGAATCTGAGCGCAGAGATACCTTGATAGACTGGACCGAATCTTCTCCGGTAAAACCCGATGAACTTGCTAAGAATGATTTCTACTACCTTCGAAAGTACGATCACTGTGAGTGCATTTTCTACATGGGCATTGTTGGGAGATGGGAAGAAGGAGACGATGTTAGGATAGAACACAGATATCATTTTGGAGAATGTCCATTTGTCGCTGGAATACCGGTAGGAAATGTGCCCATGGAAGTGTGCGATGCGCTCGAGCCATTACAGCGTCATCGTTGGCAGCGTTCCGTTTCTTCCGGTGAAACTGAATCACAGGAGCAGCCGCTCAACAATGGATTCGTCTTACAAGCCGACAGAGAAAGAAGTTTCGCTGGATGGCCAGAGAATCTCACCCAGACTCCGAAAATAATGGCTGAAGCAAGATTCTTTTATTACAAACTCGGCAATCATGTCATGTGCTTTCATTGCGGCCACGATTTTAGAAATTAG